In Labrus bergylta chromosome 11, fLabBer1.1, whole genome shotgun sequence, one genomic interval encodes:
- the LOC109991920 gene encoding gap junction delta-2 protein produces MGEWTILERLLEAAVQQHSTMIGRILLTVVVIFRILIVAIVGETVYEDEQTMFICNTLQPGCNQACYDKAFPISHIRYWVFQIILVCTPSLCFITYSVHQSAKQKDRRYSFLYPIMERDYGGRDGARKLRNINGILVQHGGDGGGGKEEPDCLEVKEIPNAPRGLTHGKSSKVRRQEGISRFYIIQVVFRNALEIGFLAGQYFLYGFSVPGIFECDRYPCLKEVECYVSRPTEKTVFLVFMFAVSGICVVLNLAELNHLGWRKIKAAIRGVQARRKSICEIRKKDMAHLSQPPNLGRTQSSESAYV; encoded by the exons ATGGGAGAATGGACCATCCTGGAGCGCCTCCTAGAGGCCGCCGTGCAGCAGCACTCTACTATGATTGGAAG gatCCTTCTTACAGTCGTGGTGATCTTCCGTATCCTGATCGTGGCCATCGTTGGGGAGACCGTGTATGAGGATGAGCAGACCATGTTTATCTGCAACACTCTCCAGCCAGGCTGCAACCAGGCCTGCTATGACAAAGCCTTCCCCATTTCACACATCCGCTACTGGGTCTTCCAAATCATTCTGGTGTGCACGCCCAGCCTCTGCTTCATCACCTACTCCGTCCACCAGTCGGCCAAGCAGAAAGACCGCCGCTACTCTTTTCTCTATCCCATCATGGAGAGGGACTACGGGGGAAGGGACGGGGCGCGAAAGCTTCGCAACATTAACGGGATACTTGTTCAACATGGCGGTGACGGcggaggagggaaggaagagccAGACTGCCTGGAGGTGAAGGAGATCCCAAACGCCCCCCGTGGTCTCACTCATGGAAAGAGCTCTAAGGTGCGCCGGCAAGAAGGGATCTCCCGCTTTTACATCATCCAGGTGGTGTTCAGAAACGCGCTGGAGATCGGTTTCCTGGCGGGCCAGTACTTCCTATATGGCTTTAGCGTACCCGGGATCTTCGAATGTGACCGTTACCCGTGTCTGAAAGAGGTGGAGTGCTACGTGTCTCGCCCCACGGAAAAAACGGTTTTCCTGGTCTTCATGTTTGCAGTGAGCGGTATCTGCGTAGTCCTCAACCTGGCCGAGCTCAACCATCTGGGCTGGCGCAAGATCAAGGCCGCCATCAGGGGCGTCCAGGCCCGCAGGAAGTCTATCTGTGAGATCAGGAAGAAGGACATGGCACATCTTTCCCAACCACCCAATCTGGGACGCACACAGTCCAGCGAATCGGCCTATGTctga